The genome window gtctgtgggagaaaagcaagccattgtcaagctgagaaatgaaggaaaatcaaccagagccattggacaaacattgggcatagcaagcacaacaatttggaacgtcctgaaaaagaaagaaactactggtgtactgagcaacagacgtcaaacaggtcggccaaggaaaacaacagtagttgatgacagaaatatcgtgagagctgggaagaaaacccccaaaacatcagtaactGATTGTAcattgcactgtaacttttactgtcctgttttaccctgttttaatgtgtatttttttcaatttccctatgttgcttttaaacttttttatatttccgttgcttttatgttttatgtaaagcactttgaattaccttgttgttgaaatgtgctatacaaataaacttgccttgccttgtaagtgacatcaccaacgacctccacagtgcaggggtgaaggtatcacagtCCACTGTTGGAAGGAGActcagagcagaaatatagaggccacaccacaagatgcaaaccactgatcagcagtaagaatcggaaggccagattgaaatttgcaaagaagtacagagatgagccgcaaaaatcctgaaacacaatcttatggactgatgagaccaagattaatctctaccaaagtgatggaaaggccaaagtgtggagaaagaaaggaactgcttatgatccgaagcataaaAGCTCATCtatgaagcatggtggaggtaatgtcatggcttgggcgtgcatggctgcttctggaacacactcattaatatttattgatgatgtaactgatgatggtagcagcagaatgaattcagaagtgtacagaaatattttgtctgccaatttacggagaaatgcattgaaactaatcgggaggaatttgatcatgcagcaggacaacgacccaaagcacactgccaacaaaacaaaggacttcatcagggggaaaaagtggaaggttttagactggccaagtcaatcacctgaccttaatcCAACaaagcatgcatttcacctccttaagaggagactgaagggagaaacaccccaaagctgcggtaaaagcctggaaaaacatcacaaatgaagaatgcaacagtttggtgatgtcgatgggtcgcaggcttgaggtagttattgcaagcaagggttatgtcACCAAATATTAAACGTTATTttctttaagattatttgttcctttacttttgctcaactaagaatgctgtggtctaatacaaatggtgatatgtcctaagttgtttaacacatatagatgtgaataccagctatataaataaaattgaattgaaaataaaagctgaaactctgaactcttgtctcatactcatcttttgatcttaaacccaaatgtcttcagtgaacaacaaaaacaaaggaatttgccttaccgttacAATACTTTTAGAGGGGACTGTAGTCATTTTCACAGCTGCATAGTAATACTACTTTTGGGGGGCTTTTTAATCCACAAACATAAGCTTTATATTCTACATATATTTTGGTAACACTGtatttacccccccccccccccatttaacattataaataaataaataaacatctatAAAACTTTAATATAAAGCTTGTAAGCAGATGAAGTATTATTTATGTAGCTGTAATTTTAACTTAATCatgacaataaaacatagtTGTAAATATACAGAAGCTATGTAACAAAAAGTTGCTTAAAATGCAGTAGATGAATAAACTATTGTCCTTAGATCTACTTATTACTTCATCACAATGTGatttaaacaatttattatATGTTTATAATCTTATATGGACTGTTAAAGGTAATGTATTTTTCCCCCACACACCCAGCCCACCACATCACCTTCACATACAAGTAAATGAAAATTAATCTTGAACTTCTAATGTTCTATCCTCCCTCCTCAGCATACACTCTGGACGGCGTAAACCTGAAGGGTTACTTTGCTTACGCCCTGAGCGACCAAAGGGACCCAGGGTTTGGTTTGTACGGCCACGTTCATGAGGAGGTCATCGTCAAGGCCTCTCTCTCCAATTATCGCAACATCATCCAGCACAGCGGCTTCCCCATTCAGGGAGCTGCGCTCCGGCAGTGTCCCAGCTTGCCTCAGCCCTGCCTAGGCTGCCACATGCTGGTCAAGAGCCCTGTGGTGGGCTTCCTGACCCTGGTAGGTTCAGGGGTGCTGATCACCCTCGGCCTCATTATCTACTACACAGCCAAGAGACACAAGGAGAGTTACTGATGCTTGTAACTTTTGATAAATGACTCAGTGAAAGAAAACTGAGCTTAATGTTCAGCAGAGTAGAGTTCagtctgtattttattgtacaaCCCTAAATTATGGGACTTCTTTTGACCTTTATATTAAATGAAGTCTGGATAATGAAAGTGGTCCAATCCTCTTCACGTTGTAGCTGTTACAGCTGTTATTAGATGTTTATAAAGTTGGTGTAATTTTGTTACAAAACCTGTTGGGCACCTTTTAAAGTCGATAGAGTGATGGTCAATGAGATAATAAAACCCACGCTTGGTCATATCCATGCAACACCAGACTTTTACATATCAACAAAGCAATTTATTGTACTGTTCTGATGTAGATTTGAAAGGGACAACATTTTGTCCTATATTTTCCATACAAATCAGTGCCTGCTACTGTCACTAACAAAACTGCTCTGTTTGCGTTATTTGACACAACTAGAGCAACAGTTCAAGGTTTACAAACTGTGTATAGTGCTGAGGTTTTGGCCAACAATTCATGGCATTAAGTCACAAATTCTAAGACAATCAAGATTCATCCTGGGGTGAGTGTCAGTGTCACCACCGTGCTTTATAGAATACAGATGCAAATCTGTATCAAGTCTACAGAAAGTCTTGTTGGGGCAAAAATGCAAGAGATCAGGAAATGAATGAGGGTGAACTCCTGTCAAGAAAAGTATCTACATATTAAGTCCTGTTCAAAACATCATAGCATCCAGACCGTCTTCCATGAACTTCTTGTAAATGGCCATGAACTTGGCGGTGAAGGCCTCAAGGTGATAGATAGCCTTATTGCCCAGCTGCAGTCTGTGTTCGTAGTAGGCTGCCATGTGGGCCACCTCCGTCTTCAGCTGGCCATCGCAGTTACTCAACAACTCTGTTACCAGACCCTGTTAGAGGATTGGACGGGGAAAATTAATTCTCATTACCTTCCACTGCAAGACGATTCAACACTTTGATGGGAGATGATGTACCTTCATAATGATTTCAGGAGGGATGCAGTGAGTCAGCAACTCGTACAGCCTGGCTCGAACCTCCAACAACCTGGAACAGAGACAGATGAGGGATTAACAATTtaaatctctctttctttcgCTATCAGAACCAActacacctctggtctctctgcctctctaaCCTCTGAGGGCTCTGCTGGCTGACGATTGCATTAGCTGTTTCTCTGAGGTAGACCTCCCAGTCCGTCTGTGGGATGTCTTGGTCCACTGAGAATGGATACCTGGAAAAGATTAGCGCAGGCTAAATAAGCAGATTTGTTTATATTCTACACTAATCTACGGATTAATGCTGTGGAGGAATGATGCTAAGTTTTGTGATGACTTACTGCTGAACTCTGCAGGCCTCACACATCAAAAGGGCTTTGCGGAGGTTGCGACCAGACTTCTCAGCAATTTGCTTGGCCAGCTCAGGTGGGAGGAGCAGACCCTCTTTTTTACAGACTGATGTCAGAACATTACAGACCTGGcaaacaggaaaaacacagagacaagagaaaaaaaaataaaaggttaaaATGTTGTCTTGACCATTACTTAACAAATTTTAGGCCATCTAGTTGTAATCTAAACCACATCATCTCCATCTTGCCTCTTCTGTGCTCGGCAGAGGAACTCTGATAGCCAGACAACGGCTCCGAATTGGCCCAATGACtttggaggtggaggtggagcagAGGATGAGGCGGCAGGTGGACATGTACTTTTCCATTGTCCGACGCAAGGCATGCTGGGCATCCTTTGTGAGTCTGTCCACCTCTGTTAGCAACACCACTGAAAGTAAAAACAGTACCAATTACTACATCTTACGGCTTCACAGAGCCAGAGGAATAATAGAGGATGGAGGATCCCCTCAGTTTCACGAGTGTTGCTCTAAAACATGGACCATGTCCTACCTTTGAACTCTCTCTGGGTGCTCGACTGGATCTGCTGAGACTGAGCCACAGTTTTAATCAGCTCCTGAATCACCACACGGTCCTGGTTTCCAGCATCACTGTGCAACACATAACAGAAATGCTTAGTCCcactgaaattaaattacaatatttttggGCTATACCTCAACCATAAAGACCTATTAAAACAATCTTAACCTGCAAAGCAACCAataactacagctgtcaaataaatgcaatgGTGTAAAAAGTACAGATTCCTTTGAAATGAAGTGGAATACATAAGTGCAAGTGCTGCAACTAAGTAccatacttgagtaaatgtatttagctACTTATTCATCATTAGGTTACCTTGGGTTGACTTCCAAGTGGTAGTTGCTGGCTATTGTGTTAATCTCAATTTTCTTCTTTGAGGGAGCCTGTAGAttagaaacacaaaacaggTGAGCACCTAAGTCTTCATCAGACAGTTTGATTGTGAACTCATGACTGACTGAGGCGCGTCTGGAGAAACTGCATGCAAGGCAGTTATGCATGGTGGGAAGGGGGTCTACTGGCGGTGTAGTTCATTATTTCCCCTCTTACCACGATGGTCTGGTGCTCTATGCGAAGCTTCTCCACCCCAGCTCCATACAGCTCCCGCAGCAGACACATGATGCGGGTCTTCTTCCCTGCGCCTGATGGACCATACACCAACAAGTGTGGGAAGTCGCCACATTGAACCTGaaacatttacagatgtttcgCTTTATTAGCATAGGTTTGCTTAAACTATCAAATGACTTGCCTTAATTACCAGTCGTAGCAActgtaagctaacgttactggaGTAAAGTGTTGCTTGTAAACATGTAAAGTCAGTTGACTTGCAACACACTTGCGTTGTATATCCTCTTATGCCGTTAAGCAACATTACATACAGAAACGTACGGTTACTGCATGATTAATCTATCAACGGTGGCACTCAAATGACAAGACATAACCTTAGTGTATCTCATTAACGTTAACGTAAAGTTTGATATGATGGACGCCGCTATCACAAACAAGCTATCTTAAATGACCGGGTTAACAACAACAGTTGACCAGCACCGGGGAACATGTCTCTGGGTagagtaaagtaaagtaaacttTCTGATATCAGCCTGTATGCAGCTATAGAGTGCGATGCTAATGTACACACAGTCTGCAGGATGCTTGAGGTTGTTTTCTCTCACCAGGTTTTTCAGCTCGGTGGCTTGCTCTTTATGATAGTCGAGTTTCCCGAGGGATGTTGGTCGATATTTGTCCACCCACAAACTCATTGTCCTTGTGAATTTAGTAACAATTGTTGTAAAAGTCCGTGTTGACAGCAGACAACCTGCCGTTAGCTAGCCACTCTCCCGCGAAATACTATTCATGCACCACCCGCGCTGCTATTTCCTCTTGAGCTACGGAGAGCCGAGCGGGTCAAAGCTCCTACAGGCGAGTGGTAAATCAGCCTTTTAATCATGGACACCACGAAACTGTGAGTATACTTGGACAATGTGCTTTCCATCGTAAGTTGCACCAGATGTATCAGTTTGTTATCTGATAACGAAAGACTATAATTCATAGCAACACTCGGGCAGAATGACGAATTAAAATGTATTAGCTTGATATAGCACTGAAGCAGCATTATTGTGCAGTGCTCTATTATGTTGAAGACCTTGATCCTGTGGAGCCTCAACTTAATCTCATTGTCGTTATCTTTTCTGAGGATGTATGTGCCCTCACAAGGGATGACCTCCACTACTGTAACTCTTGCATGACTCCTGTTGTTATTTGTAGTTGTAAGTAGAGACAAGACatttgtcttgttggaagaaaGCTGAGGGGAGGACGAGGGGTTAATAGGGacccagcagctaccagcaggtTAATATGGCTCTGTGGAATTGGAAGGATATCATCTTTTCTTTGTTGCAGCTGATTTGCTGACGTTTACACTGAAGACAGTGTGACTGTCTGATACCACCAAGGAATGTGAGATATTTATCCCatgcaacaaaaacaagagCTCACAGTGTCCCCATGCTGTCATGCCATGACATGATGAGAATGTGTGTGCTAATCTTGTGACTAAGTGTAGAATATATTTCAGGTTTCTCTCCAAGTGTGTTGCTTTTTGTACTTATTAAATGCCCTTATTCCATGAGCAACCCGTTCTTTAATTCAAACAGTTTGATTTTGGACCACGCAAAAAGACAAAGTTAAAAATGAACACATAATCAATTTAGACTCACATACAAAcaacaattatatatataaccaTCAGTCATTACACCAGGCAAGAAAGTGCAGAATATTAATTTGATATTTTCTGTCCTGCAGTGATAGAGTTGGAAAGTACATTTCTCTTTGTGTATCTTACTAGAAGCTGACTGTTTGTTGTCAAAATAaggttttgttgtgtttcagattttcACACTATCTATAATACACACTGTCAAGACAACACAGCTTACATAATTCAGTGTGAATTTATTAGCAGATGGTCTTGATAAACTTTTTATGTGCTTTCCTTAAGTGTTATTGATTTGTAGAGTTAAAAAACAGATAATCCTAACAAACCTCAGCTGTTAGAGAAAC of Micropterus dolomieu isolate WLL.071019.BEF.003 ecotype Adirondacks linkage group LG13, ASM2129224v1, whole genome shotgun sequence contains these proteins:
- the rfc3 gene encoding replication factor C subunit 3; its protein translation is MSLWVDKYRPTSLGKLDYHKEQATELKNLVQCGDFPHLLVYGPSGAGKKTRIMCLLRELYGAGVEKLRIEHQTIVAPSKKKIEINTIASNYHLEVNPSDAGNQDRVVIQELIKTVAQSQQIQSSTQREFKVVLLTEVDRLTKDAQHALRRTMEKYMSTCRLILCSTSTSKVIGPIRSRCLAIRVPLPSTEEVCNVLTSVCKKEGLLLPPELAKQIAEKSGRNLRKALLMCEACRVQQYPFSVDQDIPQTDWEVYLRETANAIVSQQSPQRLLEVRARLYELLTHCIPPEIIMKGLVTELLSNCDGQLKTEVAHMAAYYEHRLQLGNKAIYHLEAFTAKFMAIYKKFMEDGLDAMMF